From the genome of Geobacter sp. SVR, one region includes:
- a CDS encoding alpha-1,2-fucosyltransferase — protein sequence MLIVFEWGRLGNQLFQYAAMRVADPQGAIWAVGMPDIRQLFLCHRFYEWGDIRSTKRLVRFCIRRLIELVRCGLALLASTRIIGLIAENTGADNGGIAVRRGFLKQVYYVQLGFWQNQAVVDMASDVIPPMNPEFETKAANIVEEIGVSKRDLYFVHIRRGDYNAWPSKEHPAIVPLRWYEQQISRIRELNPDAFFLVFSDDFWYVHDFFSGKDWARVCGEGHYIDFMLMAQCHGGGVLSASSYAWWAAYYARRENSEAYFVAPLYWAGHRLGKWYPECIETEWINYQPVS from the coding sequence ATGTTAATCGTATTCGAATGGGGGCGCCTGGGCAATCAGTTGTTTCAGTATGCAGCTATGCGCGTTGCGGATCCCCAAGGTGCAATTTGGGCTGTGGGAATGCCGGACATTCGACAGCTTTTTCTATGTCACCGGTTTTATGAGTGGGGTGATATACGCAGCACAAAAAGATTGGTACGGTTCTGCATTAGAAGGTTAATTGAGCTGGTACGTTGTGGATTGGCTCTTTTGGCTTCCACAAGGATTATCGGATTAATTGCAGAAAATACGGGCGCCGATAATGGAGGAATAGCTGTCCGTAGGGGGTTTCTGAAACAGGTCTATTACGTCCAGTTAGGGTTTTGGCAAAATCAGGCTGTTGTTGATATGGCATCAGATGTTATCCCGCCTATGAACCCGGAATTTGAGACAAAGGCAGCAAATATTGTCGAAGAAATTGGTGTCAGTAAGCGTGATTTGTATTTTGTGCATATAAGGCGGGGGGATTATAACGCATGGCCTTCGAAGGAGCATCCCGCCATAGTGCCGCTGCGCTGGTACGAACAGCAGATCTCCAGGATTAGGGAACTCAATCCTGATGCCTTCTTTTTGGTATTTTCCGATGACTTCTGGTACGTTCACGATTTTTTTTCGGGCAAAGATTGGGCGAGAGTGTGTGGCGAGGGGCACTATATCGACTTTATGTTGATGGCCCAGTGCCATGGGGGTGGGGTTTTGTCCGCCAGCTCATACGCCTGGTGGGCTGCATATTATGCCAGAAGGGAAAATTCAGAGGCATATTTTGTTGCTCCTCTTTATTGGGCGGGGCATCGCTTGGGGAAATGGTATCCGGAATGTATAGAAACCGAATGGATTAATTATCAGCCGGTTTCTTGA
- a CDS encoding glycosyltransferase family 1 protein produces the protein MRVCLNALHFVPGKMGGVETYLRELIRTMPLVGGAEDSIVIYTNSKYLEAFSTNTIIPIEHAKIYERPDPRWLVRAVLRKSIGIDLYATALSKIKADILHYPFTVMAPLVTNKPTVLTFWDMQHEFYPEFFSKKEIGYRAAVYRKSVQKATRIIVSSAFTKRCLTERYGVDAAKIDVVYTGYAPDFQVMGDAEDVIRCHGVERPFMYYPAATWPHKNHALLLDALRLLIDRWGFDGILVLSGISMQQDSAILERIRTLALENYVKILGYLPYSELPYFYNAARLMVFPSLFEGFGIPLVEAMACGCPVVAADCTSIPEVVGSAGRLFDPGSAEALAENIWSLWNNDTELQAMSEKGLQRAACFTWRETALATLQAYRKLL, from the coding sequence ATGAGAGTCTGTCTCAATGCATTACATTTCGTTCCTGGCAAAATGGGGGGTGTAGAAACCTACCTCAGGGAACTGATACGTACCATGCCATTAGTCGGGGGTGCCGAAGACTCGATCGTTATATATACCAATAGTAAGTACCTTGAAGCATTTTCCACGAATACAATAATACCGATTGAGCATGCCAAGATTTATGAACGGCCAGATCCCCGTTGGTTAGTACGAGCTGTACTGCGTAAAAGCATCGGTATTGATCTCTATGCCACTGCGTTGTCTAAGATCAAGGCGGACATACTACATTATCCATTTACGGTAATGGCCCCTTTGGTTACTAACAAACCGACAGTACTGACATTCTGGGACATGCAGCATGAGTTTTATCCGGAATTCTTTTCCAAAAAAGAAATTGGATACAGGGCTGCAGTTTATAGAAAGTCCGTACAGAAGGCCACGCGCATTATTGTCAGCTCCGCATTCACCAAGCGCTGTCTGACGGAACGTTACGGGGTCGACGCTGCCAAGATCGATGTGGTGTACACGGGGTATGCCCCGGATTTCCAGGTTATGGGAGATGCGGAAGATGTCATCAGGTGCCATGGAGTGGAGCGTCCCTTCATGTACTACCCCGCCGCCACATGGCCTCACAAAAACCACGCGCTATTGCTCGATGCCTTACGATTGCTCATTGACAGGTGGGGCTTCGACGGTATTCTCGTACTGTCAGGCATCAGCATGCAGCAGGACAGCGCGATACTAGAGAGAATCCGGACGCTTGCCCTGGAAAACTACGTGAAGATTCTTGGCTACCTGCCCTATTCAGAACTGCCCTATTTCTACAACGCCGCCCGCCTCATGGTTTTCCCCTCGCTCTTCGAAGGGTTTGGCATACCGCTCGTCGAGGCAATGGCATGTGGCTGTCCTGTGGTTGCCGCGGACTGCACCTCTATCCCCGAGGTAGTGGGCAGTGCCGGTAGGCTTTTCGATCCCGGCTCGGCAGAGGCACTTGCGGAAAACATCTGGAGCCTCTGGAATAATGACACTGAGTTGCAGGCCATGAGTGAAAAAGGTTTACAGAGGGCCGCATGCTTCACGTGGCGGGAAACCGCGCTCGCGACCTTACAGGCCTATCGGAAGTTACTATAG
- a CDS encoding oligosaccharide repeat unit polymerase, translating to MKKVYRGPHASRGGKPRSRPYRPIGSYYSEATGSQQSRLPCNSAVKFRRCTCTKGAQPMLEHIAGLSFISYLAVLMSLIAVQMLVLRDKIWNMFDPLLLIVLNISLNASIVVFLYLNGQAQLSYALYVLAGTILFCLGVKTKRLSLGKRPIHDPKASGLSRKFTIILLSISLFYLAISSLYMLSQIGLGILTGDANPDLVKVTLTQDGLGAFKHIGAAGDLLFLPLVAYAFFSLRIRRFSLFCLFCYAVRMILFPLSKSGLVFAIFDLGIIMHFYKYHFSSTIISVKKVLLIGLAGIIPAAIVLFNVTSKYESTILSLVIERLIVTGFGTYQYFISGGKEFLDSMVFGERLLHYFDTLLSSLRIKPWEEMSHVAKMTYHITGNYLPGFGANPYIFMDGHFLFGWGGGLYCYLIGVAIAWSRRQQTNFLIFYLAVKLSAYLVADPAILQAQLIALLLYVPPVLLLYAGAKCTNRSTHLNLRRVHCAPGHVYEKA from the coding sequence GTGAAAAAGGTTTACAGAGGGCCGCATGCTTCACGTGGCGGGAAACCGCGCTCGCGACCTTACAGGCCTATCGGAAGTTACTATAGCGAAGCGACTGGAAGCCAGCAGTCCAGGCTCCCTTGTAACTCTGCAGTAAAATTTCGAAGGTGCACGTGCACGAAAGGTGCGCAGCCGATGCTGGAACATATCGCGGGATTATCGTTCATCAGCTATCTAGCGGTTCTGATGTCGCTCATTGCGGTGCAGATGCTTGTTCTCAGGGATAAGATCTGGAACATGTTCGATCCCCTGCTGCTGATCGTACTGAATATATCTCTCAACGCCTCCATTGTTGTTTTTCTCTATCTGAACGGCCAGGCTCAACTTTCATATGCATTATATGTCCTTGCCGGAACGATCCTCTTCTGTCTGGGGGTGAAGACTAAAAGGCTGTCTTTGGGAAAGCGGCCGATTCATGATCCGAAGGCTTCCGGCCTGTCACGTAAGTTCACGATAATACTGCTCTCCATCTCACTGTTCTACCTGGCAATTTCTTCACTCTATATGTTGAGCCAGATAGGGCTTGGTATCCTGACGGGGGATGCCAATCCCGATCTGGTCAAGGTAACACTCACCCAAGATGGTTTGGGCGCTTTCAAGCATATCGGCGCTGCAGGTGACTTACTGTTTTTGCCCTTGGTTGCCTATGCCTTTTTTTCTCTGAGAATACGAAGGTTTTCATTGTTCTGCCTGTTCTGCTACGCGGTTCGGATGATTCTTTTTCCCCTCAGCAAGTCGGGTCTTGTATTTGCCATCTTTGACCTGGGCATCATCATGCATTTTTATAAATACCACTTCAGCAGCACCATCATCTCCGTCAAAAAGGTGCTCCTTATCGGGCTGGCCGGAATCATCCCGGCAGCGATCGTGCTGTTTAACGTGACGTCGAAATATGAGTCTACCATCCTGTCTCTGGTGATCGAGAGACTCATAGTGACCGGCTTCGGCACCTATCAGTATTTCATCAGCGGTGGGAAGGAATTTCTCGACAGCATGGTCTTCGGAGAAAGATTGCTGCACTATTTCGATACCCTGCTGTCCTCTCTGAGGATCAAGCCGTGGGAGGAGATGAGCCACGTTGCCAAGATGACGTATCACATTACCGGCAACTATCTGCCAGGCTTCGGGGCCAATCCGTATATCTTTATGGATGGCCATTTTCTCTTCGGCTGGGGAGGGGGGCTGTACTGTTATCTCATTGGGGTCGCCATCGCCTGGTCCCGGCGGCAGCAGACAAACTTTCTGATCTTTTACCTGGCGGTCAAGTTGAGCGCATACCTGGTGGCGGACCCCGCCATACTGCAGGCACAACTCATTGCGCTCCTACTGTATGTGCCTCCTGTATTGCTGCTCTATGCAGGGGCGAAATGTACAAACCGCAGCACCCACCTCAATCTTCGCAGGGTCCATTGTGCCCCCGGTCACGTATATGAAAAGGCTTAG
- a CDS encoding glycosyltransferase family 2 protein, with the protein MSGFKLKTPVAFLIFNRPDVTQKVFEEIRRARPPKLLVVADGPRVNRPGEAEKCQSVRAIIDTVDWPCEVLKNYSDVNLGCKRRVSSGLDWVFEQAEEAIILEDDCLPHPSFFGFCEELLEKYRDDERIGIISGDNFLFGRRRTDNSYYFSRYTHIWGWASWRRTWQTYDVEMKSWPLVKNGMWLTDILHDKKQVKYWSDIFESVFNGQIDTWDYQINFNNFVHSRLNIMPNQNLISNIGFGVEATRTIQKCKCAEMPIFEMKFPLIHPQMIIRDAQADSITEEDQFRSPTVATRIINKIRRIIA; encoded by the coding sequence ATGAGCGGATTTAAACTCAAAACACCTGTTGCCTTCTTGATCTTCAACCGCCCTGATGTGACTCAAAAAGTATTTGAAGAGATCAGGCGGGCACGCCCACCGAAACTCTTGGTTGTGGCAGATGGACCACGCGTGAACAGGCCAGGTGAAGCAGAAAAGTGTCAATCAGTACGAGCGATTATCGATACGGTGGATTGGCCGTGCGAAGTTTTGAAAAATTACTCGGATGTCAATCTTGGCTGTAAACGGCGTGTTTCGAGCGGGCTGGACTGGGTGTTCGAACAGGCCGAAGAAGCTATTATTCTCGAGGATGATTGTCTGCCTCATCCCTCATTTTTTGGATTTTGCGAGGAATTGCTTGAAAAATACAGGGATGATGAGCGGATAGGGATTATAAGTGGCGATAATTTTCTGTTTGGCAGAAGGCGAACAGATAATAGCTACTATTTCTCGCGTTATACGCATATATGGGGATGGGCTTCGTGGCGCCGGACATGGCAAACGTACGATGTCGAAATGAAATCATGGCCACTGGTGAAAAATGGGATGTGGTTGACTGATATTCTGCATGACAAAAAACAGGTCAAATATTGGAGCGATATATTCGAATCAGTTTTTAACGGACAGATTGATACATGGGATTATCAAATTAATTTCAATAATTTTGTACATTCAAGACTTAATATAATGCCTAATCAAAATTTAATATCGAATATCGGATTTGGAGTTGAGGCAACCAGAACTATACAAAAGTGCAAGTGTGCTGAAATGCCTATTTTTGAAATGAAGTTTCCGTTGATACATCCACAGATGATCATACGAGATGCACAAGCAGATAGTATTACAGAAGAAGATCAATTCAGATCCCCCACCGTAGCGACTCGCATCATAAACAAGATTCGACGAATTATTGCATGA